A DNA window from Caulobacter mirabilis contains the following coding sequences:
- the trxA gene encoding thioredoxin gives MSTVKVTDESFERDVLQAEKPVLVDFWAEWCGPCKQIAPALDQIAEELADHVTVAKVNIEDSPTTPSRYGVRGIPTMMLFRGGQMASMKVGAMPKQKILEWLSEAGVQAA, from the coding sequence ATGAGCACCGTGAAGGTGACCGACGAGTCCTTCGAACGCGACGTGCTGCAAGCCGAAAAGCCCGTTCTGGTCGACTTCTGGGCGGAGTGGTGCGGTCCCTGCAAGCAGATCGCCCCCGCGCTCGACCAGATCGCCGAGGAGCTGGCCGATCACGTGACCGTCGCCAAGGTGAATATCGAGGACAGCCCGACCACGCCCTCGCGCTACGGCGTTCGCGGCATCCCGACGATGATGCTGTTCCGCGGCGGCCAGATGGCGTCGATGAAGGTCGGCGCGATGCCGAAGCAGAAGATCCTGGAATGGCTCTCGGAAGCGGGCGTGCAGGCGGCGTAA